In Candidatus Binatia bacterium, a single genomic region encodes these proteins:
- a CDS encoding exo-alpha-sialidase has protein sequence MSQVRVLVGTRKGAFIIESDAKREKWNVSGPHFAGWEIYHLKGSPADPNRIYASQSSGWFGQIIQRSDDGGKTWHQPGTPAGEPTTTPEGMPKAESNKFVYDTSPETGKPLTTHQWYDGTPHPWEFKRVWHLEPSLKDADTVYAGVEDAALFRSTDGGKSWHELAGLRGHGTGPKWQPGAGGMCLHTILLDPRDPNRIFIAISAAGAFRTDDAGKTWKPINRGLHSLYIPDPTAEVGHCVHRIAMHRSRPNVLFMQKHWDVLRSDDGGESWREISGNLPTDFGFPIDVHAHEPETVYVVPIKSDAEHFPPDGKLRVYRSRTGGNEWEALTKGLPQRDCYVNVLRDAMAVDSLDKCGVYFGTTGGQVYISPDGGDNWRAIVRDLPAVVSVEVQTLP, from the coding sequence AGCCAAGTACGAGTACTGGTCGGCACGCGCAAGGGCGCGTTCATCATAGAGTCGGACGCGAAACGTGAGAAGTGGAATGTCAGCGGCCCTCACTTCGCGGGCTGGGAGATCTACCACTTGAAGGGATCGCCCGCCGATCCGAATCGCATATATGCGTCGCAGTCGAGCGGCTGGTTCGGGCAGATCATTCAACGCTCGGATGACGGCGGCAAGACCTGGCACCAACCCGGCACACCCGCCGGCGAACCCACCACCACCCCGGAGGGCATGCCCAAAGCCGAGAGCAACAAGTTCGTTTACGACACGTCGCCTGAAACCGGCAAGCCTCTCACGACACACCAGTGGTACGACGGCACGCCGCACCCGTGGGAGTTCAAGCGCGTCTGGCATCTCGAACCATCGCTGAAGGATGCGGACACGGTGTACGCCGGGGTGGAAGACGCCGCCTTGTTCCGCTCGACCGATGGCGGCAAGAGCTGGCACGAGCTCGCAGGATTGCGCGGCCACGGAACCGGGCCCAAATGGCAACCCGGAGCGGGCGGGATGTGCCTGCACACGATCCTTCTTGATCCGCGCGACCCGAATCGAATCTTCATCGCCATCTCGGCTGCCGGCGCGTTCCGCACCGACGACGCCGGCAAGACCTGGAAGCCGATCAACCGCGGCCTGCACTCGCTCTACATTCCCGATCCGACGGCCGAGGTCGGCCACTGCGTTCACCGCATCGCGATGCACCGGTCGCGTCCGAACGTTTTGTTCATGCAGAAGCATTGGGACGTCTTGCGCAGCGACGACGGCGGCGAGTCGTGGCGCGAGATCAGCGGCAACTTGCCGACCGACTTCGGCTTCCCGATCGACGTGCACGCGCACGAGCCGGAAACCGTCTACGTCGTGCCGATCAAGAGCGACGCGGAGCATTTTCCGCCCGACGGCAAGCTGCGCGTGTATCGCAGCCGGACCGGCGGCAACGAGTGGGAGGCGCTCACGAAAGGCCTGCCACAGCGCGACTGCTACGTCAATGTCCTGCGCGACGCGATGGCGGTCGACTCGCTCGATAAGTGCGGCGTCTACTTCGGCACCACCGGCGGGCAGGTGTATATATCA